A region of the Perca flavescens isolate YP-PL-M2 chromosome 15, PFLA_1.0, whole genome shotgun sequence genome:
CAGTGTTGTGAGTGTTGTGAATATCCAAAGCAGACAGCATTAGTGCTCAACTAACTGCTAACAAAACAATGTTGAGGTGTGCATGCGAAAATGTGAACATATTCCACCAAAGTGAAGCAATGCATACATCTTTAACCTTGAGAAAACAACAGTGAACTTGGGGGTTTTCCTACACCATTTCAAATTGCTTACATTGCATAAGTCAAAGTTGGAAGGATGCTGATAGTTAAATCTTACACCTCATATACTCTCCTAGTTAAAGGCAGAGCGGCGCGAGAGTTGTAGTACTATGCAGTTTTTCAGAACAGAGTGTGTAAAAGTAGTGATTGTTATAATATTGAATGATTAAAAATACGTACTGCAGTGTGACCTCTGTTGCCATTGTTCACCAGATCTCCTCGGATTTGAAAACACTCAAGTAGTAGCCTATGTAAAAAGCGATACTACAGTACATTAACCAGCAGAAATGAAACCACAATTTAAAGGCATCATGGTGGTGTGTTGAAAACCACACAGCATCTGTTCTCTCACTGCAGTAATAATTGCAGCTCTGgctcagttttttcttcttcttttttccagaGCCATATTAAGCTCATTTTAATATATTGCACACTGTATCTGACATCTCCAGCAGTGCCAAACACTCACATCTTCTGTTTAACAAAAGCACAAGTCTCACTTTAGCTCCCCTCCTGCAGCATTGGCCTCTCAGGCTTTTTAATGAAGACTCTGCAAGAGATAGGGAGGGATGCCTTGCTCAATATGTAGGGTACAACAAAGCATTCTGCAATTTGTTAAAATACGAGTGTTGGCACCATCTGAGAGTCACTTTAGACCGCTGGCAAAATGATCAGTATCTTAAAAGCAAGGGGCAATTTTTACAGAAATCAAGAGTGACATATTTTTCAAGAACGCTAAAGGGCCTTTTTGTAGGACACCACGGGGGCTCTTAAGTGCTATCTGGGGAGGCAGGCAGAGTGCTACGCTCTGTGCCCAGCAGCCAACAGCTCATTGAAGAAGAGAAATCAAACACAATCAGTTCAATATGAGCTTTGGGGAATGGTGTATTTGTCATCAAAGTCATTCTGTTCGGCCTCAACTTCCCCCTCTGAAACAACATACCATAGATACATCTGAAAAGATTAAAATCAATATGTCTTCTCAGCTCTTCCCAATTTGTGTTCATTATTTATGAGTTTGAGAGTATGGGACCCTCATAGAGCTATCAGAACTATCTGATTCAAGAGGAAGGAGTCCTTGTCAAGGTAGTTATTGGCCCCCTTAGGGAGGCCGAAGGATCTGAGCAGCAGTGTAGCGTAGCAGCAGACAGGTAACTAGAGGGGAGGGCATCTGGCCTCTAACATCCCCTGTGGTAATAGGGCCAGATGAGGGATAGAGGGGAGTCCTCTCATCTGAGTCCAAACACCAGACCACAACCACATCAGCGGGAATCCTCGCAAGGCAGTTGAAATGCGATACACGTTGTTATGAAAGGAAATACATGTTTTCAGGGAGACAGAGAATCAATATCGCTGACTGACTGCGGCGCAAGTGAACAAATGTGAGCGAGCTTGAAAAGCTTGcataaaatggaataaaaatgAGTCAGACTTAATAATCCTGACTAAGCCTGTATAAGGAAGCCCTGGCAGTCAAGACAGTAGATGGATCAGAGCACAGGCAGGAAACCATGCATTATGCATCATTGTAAAATCTCTCCAGGAAGAGTGCGCATACACAAACTTATACCGCATTTGCATCACTTATTGTTCACGTTTACAACTCAAAAAtccacaatgtgtgtgtgtgtgtgtgtgtgtgtgtgtgtgtgtgtgtgttctgccaAATCCAAAGGACACAATAATGCTGGTGACTTCCATGGCGCATTAGACAGAAGCTACCTGTTAATAGATCTTTACTGTTGAATAATTAGCCATTACATTgcactcacattcacacagtctTCACAAAGCTACTGCTGAGCACAGCAGCACTATCTTATCTCCCTCACTCCTCTTCGCCTTGCCTCAGTTGATGTTAACATCTgacagctttgtgtgtgtgccgatacagagttttttttctctttaattaAAACACTGGAAGTCTTAATTGGACATTACACTTTATTCTTCGGCCCCCCCACTTGCCTAGCTCCCCTTCCTCAAACACTTTGATCCTCCGACCAAAACCTTCCAGGCAATAATAGTTTCCCCTGTTCCCAGACTCACACCGCAGTGCTTAAGAAGCAAAAAGCTCACTTTAAAACAAGAAACATGGCTTAGTCTTCTCTCTATTTTGACTTTCTTCCTTTAAGATTTTTCAATTTCTCTCCAAATAGATGATCTTCAAGTGACCATTTCTGACTTAGTTTGAGTGCAAATGAGATGAAATAGTACCATAACACCTAGGATGATGTTTTGGCAATGTAGAAACAAGTGTTTGAGCATGAATCCGGCTCCTTTTGGCGCATCCAGATACTTTAAAGGGGCATAAATCATTTCTTAATGACAGAGCTTTATTGTTTAACAGGATTATAGACTTTGTAGAAAATTGTCCACCCtcacaaatattgattaaaCTGCCCACAGGAGTAAAACACTTTATGTGAATTCAGTTTTGATGTGGCTTTTCTGTTTGAATCTGTTCTTTGATCCCTCTGGCCTCAAGTAGCTTGAATATGAGCCCATTACTAGGGAGCTTAGGGAATTACATCGGCTCTGCGAACACTAGACATAAAGGAGTATTTTCTCTCACGGCCAGGGTAAACAAAAGAATGTAAAAATAGCAATACCTGAAAAATTCcaaccatttatttatatatatatatatatatatatatagcattgACAGAATGTCAGGGTTACAACCACTAGAGGTATGAACGGTAAATTAAGTATCGATTAAgcctttaatttgttttctgttcACGTTTCTTTCTACCTTGCTGATAACTGCCTACGTTCTGTCTCTGTTTTCTCCTTCtatcctcacctcctctctctagGTGGCCCTGGGTCAAGAAGACGACTCCTCCAGCCCCAAGGGCTCTTCAGACGACTCCTCCAAGACGGTGGGCCTCCTGAACGGGCAGGCTCCCCTTTCGCCTCTGAGCCGCTGGATGCTTCACAGTAAGAGCAGAGCTGCTAATACCACATCTCTGGAGCTGCCCTACCGCTCCCCAGTCCCTTTCTCCAAGCAGGAGTTTTCTAAGCAGGAGTTCTGGGAGATGTTAGGCAGCGACCTGCTCAAACCTGACGCCTCCAGCTCCAGAGTCAAACGGCGGCCCATTGTTAAGACCGGCAAGTTCAAGAAGATGTTTGGCTGGGGAGACTTCTATTCCAATATCAAGACGGTGAGGCTTAACCTGCTGATCACTGGCAAGATTGTGGACCATGGTAACGGCACGTTCAGCGTCTACTTCCGCCACAACTCCACGGGCCAGGGCAACATCTCTGTCAGCCTGGTGCCACCTGTCAAGGCGGTGGAGTTTGACCTGGAGCGCCAGAGCGTGGTCTACCCCAAGGACTCAAAGATCTTCAACTGCCGCGTGGACTATGAGAAGGTGGATCGCAGCAAGCGCACCTCACTGTGCAACTACGACCCATCCAAGACCTGCTTCCAGGAGCAGATTCAGAGCCACGTGTCCTGGATTTGCTCCAAGCCTTTCAAGGTGATCTGTATCTACATTTCCTTCTACAGTACGGACTACCGCCTGGTCCAGAAGGTTTGCCCGGACTACAACTACCATAACGAGATGCCCTACCTGCCCTCGGGCTAGAAGACttggaggggggaggagaggtGGGAGGGGAGAGGAAAAGGGGGGTGAGTAGGAGTAACTGTAACACATGAGGAGGAAACCAGGGCTGTGAATCGTCCTTAATGCCATTGTGGCAGCAAaacaccttaaaaaaaaaacctctctgTAGCCTAACTATTGTAAAAACATATATGCAAGACAAAAACTACAGTATGcataatgatgataatgaggCATTTGGAATGCGTAACTGCAGCATTCATTAACTGGACTGGTCGTGAAAATCAAACATGCACATTCTTACCTCAATCCAGTTTCTAAATGCCAACTCCTCGCCAGCTAATTCTCTCTTCCATTAAGCCATTTGTGAATGCGAATGTCCTTTTAATcaccctttatttatttattttacatgataTTTAACTCTTTTGCAGTCACAAGGCAGCATTTCCAGTGAAAGCTGCGATACGATTCACTGGAGAGTTGTATACAAATTCAGACTTTATTACAAACACCATACAgcgtttaaagctatagtgcgtagtttctgtcgccccccatgaggaaatcttagtaatgacaacaatactgtcggcgcgtccacatgatacaaaacATCCGTAATCGCGcacgcgcccccacccctccttcgCGCAGTTGCTAGAAGCCACGGAGGACACGGACTATTcaaaaaacatgatgaactcTTCAGAAATGGCAATTATgatcactcgagcttctgcgcgggaaagtcaccagacGACACAATACTGagagccatactgagaaatacagagagagttgtgtggagctgataggcttaattggctttgtatcaactcatttggcaatggcatgaatgtaacagacgttcaataatctcaaaaagttacacactaaagctttaacactCGCACACTGTAAATGATTAAAAAGTTACCAGAGGGAACACAAAGCGTTGTTTTTCTCACTAAGAGCAGCTTAATGTAAAGTGTAACCAACCACTGGATCATTTAGGTTACACTCAATTCAAAGTCTTTTTAAAGGGCATATTTTTATGTGAACTTTAAGTCTGtaccaaaaaaagttccttttCCCATCTTCTCACCACCCCCCCACTCCCCGTCCACATCCTCATGTGTAAGCATCCCACCACGGCACTGTCATTGTGTAGTTTACGTTTGCAGCCTGCCAAATCTAATCACAATACATCTCTCAGTTATGTCACCtccattttaataaaagaggaaaaagagggggagagagaaaagataaTACAATTTGCAAGAAAAAGCAATTGCTCAACAAAGATTCAGGGCCAGGGCTTAAGACAAGTTCAGTGCGGGGGAAATAACTAAATTCTGCATAGAGATAGAGTTGGCCCTCCAcacttgagagagagagagagagagagagagggagagaggtgggggagtgagagagggagggattcAGTGAGCTGTTTTAATTAAAGTGGAGAAGGAGACTTAGAGTATGCAGCTCCTTCTATTGTCCCCTCTGTATGAAAAAGATTACATTTTGTTGCCGTCAGGATTCCTGATTTCACGCCTTGATAACTTTGACTGTGTGAGGCAGATTGCTCTCTCCCGACAAATACTGTGTTCACTAAAGTCGGCCTGTTATcttgaataaatgaaaatattatCATAATAATTACATATAATTTAATCTTCTTTAGAACTAATTAAGGTTTCAACGAGAGGGCAAAATGCATTCCTAAAAATCAAGTCAGCGAGTAGGAGGATGAGAGGACGTTCATGGGGATGATTGTGTTTTTTGCACTGAGCCCAGAGTTAACTGCTCTCATTAAGATAAATGGCCACTGGCTGGCCCATCGCATGTTGCTTTCCGTATACAGTATCATTGGAGAGAAGTACACAATGGAGCTATGAATTAGGTAGCCTGACATTTTGTTGGTGAGAGTGCACAATTACTTTTCAGTGAACAGTCACCAGACAGGTGTGAAGAGTCATTAAACAGTGAGGTCAGGTAACCAGTTTGATGCTAATGTTCTGTGAAGCCAGGGATTTAGCTGAGATCGGTGCGCGCTTGGCTGGAGCTGTGCAACGATGTCCCAGGTGGACCCGCGCAGCAGTAAGTGGTCCCCATGAAGCCATcctcccgtgtgtgtgtgtgtgtgtgtgtgtgtgtgtgtgtgtgtgtgtgtgtgtgtgtgtgaggtgggggggggcatAAAGCCAGACATAAATGCTTTGTCTTGGCTGCTCTGTGTGAGATTGAGGAGCAGAGAAAACATAGTGATAGGGCTAAATATAGTGGCAAAGACCTGTAAATCTGCACATCAAagctctgcattttttttttttcttaaagagaGGAGTAGCTCCTCTCCATATGCGATCTCATCAACTTGTGGCCCCGAGCAAATAGCAGCATAGCACGAGCGAGACtgcaggggacaggcagctacaGCACCAGCAACAATGATAAAGACTGTTCCTCTGGCAAAGTCAAACCTCCGGGTCCTCTTGTGCGTGATTGTTTTATGCACCAATATATGTTATCAACACACGTGTCTGTGTCTCTACTGTAAGTCTTTTTaagaattaaaataattaagaaaacattcttcaattaagaaaagaaaacaattaagAATCTTCACAGAGAGGATTTTCCATCAATCAGAGTTCCAACTGAGAAAGCTTGTAAGGACAGATTCTGATTCCTGCCACATCACAGAAATGCAGAATTTATGTGAAAGCATACAGAAAGAGTCAGAGTGGAACATGCAATATAGATGTAGGTCCTGTCTGCCTGATGAGATACaaagcaaaatgtaaaatgcatATCAACCAGCATGAATGAACCACTGCCTCTGCTTATTCATTTCCTCAGCCTCCAACTCTCTCTGCCCCTTTCCTCTCCAGAAGTCTGCATGTTACTCAGCCATATGCCCCGCCATCTTCACGCTGTCATCCTCTCCTTGTGTGTGACCCGGCTGACTGGCCTAAGCCTCCCTACCCTCTCTACCTCCCTTACCCTGGCGTTGAACCCTGCTGTGGGTAGTTCCTCATTGCTGCCCTGCGCACAGCGCTGAGCTGAGCTGGCTAATCTCTGTGAGCTTAATGCCGAGCCAACGGAactcccctctctccttctctatctatctatttccCTCTATATCTATATCCCATCAAACAAATGCGTGTGCACACACAGTCTTAAGATGTGCTGGTTTAGGTATTTTCCTCTCTCCTGTTCAAAGCATCTTACATAAGCCCCTGGATTGTGAGGACATGAAATCTCCTCGAGAGCATGCCAACGGAGTGCCCGACACAGATACGCCTCAGTAACCTCAATACCCCTCTCCCTGCCTCCTGCCGGGCGTCCGGAGAGAAGCTGGATACTCACACATGTTGGAATCAAAGTTGGTCAACATGAGCCCAAAGCACTGAActcatgtcgaaaaaaacaagGACATATCTTGGGCTACATGCTGGGAAGAAGCCCCTCACTCTGCTCCTTAATGATCCTCTCAGATTTACAGCAATACTCTCACTGAGACTCCACCCTCTCCGCCTCTCTCCGGGGCGAGTTCAAGAAAGGCTGCTGGACTAAGTTTAAGAGACAGCCATGTTGCTGTGGCATGGACGGTGTTGTTACGGCAGCAGCCTTACTGTTGACTCATCTAATGCCAACAGACATGTGGATATTTGGCCTTAGAGACTGCAAGACAACACTGGTCCACTCAGCAAAGAATAGTAACAAAACCCGAATGtcaaaaacacaatatatataaaagcTAAGAGTCCTCAGATCTGAATAAAGTTGTATTTAAATGTGGGTGATGCAGTGGAGGTCGTCTGTTTTATCTTTCTGTTCCTCATGGTTTTGTTTCTCTATGTCATGTggatgatatactgtatggatGAAATGATGGCATTTACTGTGGTTCCAACATTCTAAAAATCAATAAAGTACACAGAAGTACTTAAACCACTTCCGTTGTAGAGAGCAGACTCCAGTCGTATATCTGGTTGTGCTTCATGTGTAGGAAGAGTGTCAACAGTGCTGAAGTCTTTATTTTCACATATTTGCGTATCCATACTGTGTGCCAACGGCAAAGAAAAGATGTGACAATATTTTTTGCTGCGGGCTCTTGCAGATATacatgcagagagagaaatagaaggAGAAAAGGGAGCAAAGAGGAAAACGGGGttgagagggagaggaaggaaaTGTTTCAACTGGAATGATGcatgaaccccccccccccaccccacccccaccacaaTTCTCTCTGGTTTCTTTGTTGTGCATCTTCACACTCCCCGTTCATTTTAAGATATAATTGACATTAAATTCATTCTACTTCTTAATTAAATCCCTGAAAACAGTTAACGAGGGGATGGGTTCAAACATTCAGCTCACAACATCCCTTTAAACTAGATCGATTAAGGCATGGCTGGCGGCAAAGCCAGGCCCTCCACCCCTCCTCTACGCCCCCTTGTTCCCATAAAAGTGCTGCGTGCCTCAGGATAACCTTGCCGGAGATGATGAAAGGGAAGCAAATAAGTCAACGCGGAGACAGAAGAATAGAAATCTAATTTGGAAGAAAGCAGGAATGAGGTTAATGTGAGAATCTGTGAGAGCAGCATACTGGGTCAAATATGCACATCCTGCAACACGTCCACAGATATACAACGCACTGATAATGGACATAAGGTTTTAGAAGAAGGCTTTTAGTTGtccaaaaagagaaaacaaaaaagtgtgagtTTCTCAGGGAGGAAAGGGCATTTTTGCATGAGTAATGGGAAGCTGGACGATAGTCAATTGAGAAAATAACTAGTCATGGCAAGAGGAGGCGGGAGAAGGCGTGCAAAGCTTAAAATGATAAATTGACATTCAGAAAAATAACCTTGAGGTATGAAAACGTGTGTCTGGGAAAAAACTAGACAAAATATGTAACAAAAGACAAGGAGAGTGAGAGAAGACAGAAGGAACAGCGCTGACTCCTTgttagtactttttttttaataacaaggCTATCATGTGGATCTTTTTTTGTCCTTAATAAACTCATTATTGTTAATGTTATATCAGGTTTGCAATTTTATAATGCAGAATAATAGCCATGTGTCATTTTCTTCCATGACATGTTACACCACAAAGTGTAATATTACTCTGGCGGTAGATATTGCACTCTGCAGCATCATCCCCTCGCTAACATTGTTGACAAAGCCGAAGCTCTTATTTCTTCACACTTTAAAATCATCGGTGAGGATTAGGCTGGTGTACCAGTCTGATGATATACAGAACAAAAATGATACTGTGGTCTTATTAAAAATCAGATTTCATCAGTCATCTGTAACTAATATGATACAGGTTTCCCTGTCAGCCTGCAAACGCTGAAATAAGGATAATCTTTGTCGAATAATTCAGTTTCTTTAATCTTTTTCTGTAAATAATTTCTTCATTTAAATGACTAATGTATCCCCAAATCTCTTTTTATATTAAATAGGTGTGATCGGTCAGCCTGCTTACCTATCTGAAAATTTCATTAGTCTGGAGTTTCAGAGATTTTGGTCTAATTATAGTGGCAATGTGGTTTCAGAGGCTTTTTCACCCTGAGAAGAATGAAATTATGGGCATATTTTACATACGGAAAGCATATTGCCATGATTTGTACATGGGTTCAATTaaaaaagtctctctctctctctctctctctctctctctctctctctctctctctctgtaatcTATTTCCATGTTG
Encoded here:
- the LOC114570312 gene encoding neurexophilin-1 — translated: MLGSDLLKPDASSSRVKRRPIVKTGKFKKMFGWGDFYSNIKTVRLNLLITGKIVDHGNGTFSVYFRHNSTGQGNISVSLVPPVKAVEFDLERQSVVYPKDSKIFNCRVDYEKVDRSKRTSLCNYDPSKTCFQEQIQSHVSWICSKPFKVICIYISFYSTDYRLVQKVCPDYNYHNEMPYLPSG